Proteins from one Doryrhamphus excisus isolate RoL2022-K1 chromosome 19, RoL_Dexc_1.0, whole genome shotgun sequence genomic window:
- the nhsl1b gene encoding NHS-like protein 1 isoform X5 → MEAGMVFRRSCRIQGRLHMLQSQVRKLDPKKVQIPVSNLDEESKWTVHYTAPWHQQENVFLPGSRPPCVEDLHRQAKVNLKSALRECDKLRKDGFRSSQYYSQGPTFSDPLQSNSSLQDEEDEDDKKVRTQSIASSPDDDQSQLSMRSQTPLAESEKGDSPEVDGQGVVWAKPAPLPTPEERMRQTAQSVPTDIVAINVTGAVFDRQASIRRSLINTDTVSRRPKKVKRRKTISGLPDNLNLELAKGRGGELRPHSMFIPGQYSTLGRVGSVNSTLRRSQTRDSSCQTEEAKVVPPSMRRIRAQRGQGIAAQLAGISASSSTGSISISSSDSSGILMLSHQHNGDPSRFHSLPRQGARVSLSADPIYSSTPIKSEEQNTLQRQIGKLQADDTVVHMRNVPRTGTLPRPKSQEVRRTRSSDWGGGQACVVSPHAAYSTSFIPNATLPSSSEVITVNTGQHSHSPSSAYPTARRLGLASSTDSLTSSPAGFTHSATCPALATSTPVHTSLEGSRGAAAPAKESGLSDNSLHSHSTLAPTPPSCQTDEQWIYDAPENVVAPHHTLTSSSSTPINQLYNSLEVSSRTTTDSSSLYSQDNDGYYTSMHLDSGLRSRSHGSGHAAGAGRATRHSMYECREMSNQDEYGSFYSDRSLARSISLRKSKKPPLPPARTDSLKRRPGPKKPLGGVSAISGNGEPNNAMLNETLIATLQQSLQMGLRPGKGKGASPSSPSHSPSSDYDDPWVLRPRSQSSISAGSSATSLATSANGMGVSNAYSLCHVTPAHSDTSSLRSDYADSWGYYMEYPRNHGDQSAQTPVAHTDNMATRPPPGEVRNGTEIDGTHQEQDAPGQQERVEVKPKTSPERVHRLTSPSSGYSSQSNTPTAGTPVPSGIRSMSPSGSRPKPKVPERKSSLISSISMSSSSTSLSSNTSDSLKSCGHPAPPPVPVTSSSAPNTPLSPPPPFPPPLPPNMNVRSPASPPPPASTLLHTPQAQTQTPPLGCAISPDFPPPPSPETLIHPSVSLNGSLSPPPPPPAPMSLTGPPPPPPLPAVVSFSSTPSAVKKAPKATVPNSPTKSPMPLITPFALQSVQLRSVRRLEEADIDQERSKAQEEGIDNPDKSHSLVLMNSCDLSPSPVSNLMEKLSLDCSTTGDTPHCLGDGKPEDGCVLLNGIEDGEEQKVLPSLFTKQKPPIIAKKPKFSFVPPPSPQPVQAEDKVVHASQPQVKEEELGEDEESLESSEPQEESSDTSTDIQSESHISAVQNASLDQEPCQNGETPDDNDDEDETSSSAGSISSKEEDAGDVFESNTAESSLNGTPEGSMVTPTPTRTRTTEDLFAAIHRSKRKVLGRRESEEDKSRSGSHSQSPPLTPTNAASPGPVSPSPRQAGSIQRHLRKSSTSSDTFKALLLKKGSRSETSFRMSAAEMLRSTDPRCQRPRSEGVSDPPGSAASPSSPPTVSSPCASPSRSKRAADEWNRYDALALSSPTSTAFPACGSKYGRSRTPPSAASSKYNARCRILSSPMTVICERDGEMAESEYGDTAESLKDSNGTLADDR, encoded by the exons CGGTGTCCAACCTAGATGAGGAGAGCAAGTGGACGGTTCACTACACAGCTCCATGGCACCAGCAGGAGAACGTCTTCTTACCAGGCTCCAGGCCACCTTGTGTGGAAGACCTCCACCGGCAGGCCAAAGTCAACCTGAAGAGCGCCCTACGAG AATGTGACAAGCTGAGGAAAGATGGTTTCCGCAGCTCCCAGTACTACTCGCAGGGACCCACCTTCTCCGACCCGCTACAGTCCAACAGCAGCCTGCAGGATGAGGAGGACGAGGATGATAAAAAGGTGCGCACACAG TCCATAGCCTCATCACCGGACGATGATCAGTCTCAGCTCTCCATGAGGTCCCAGACGCCGCTGGCAGAGAGCGAAAAGGGAGACAGTCCCGAGGTGGACGGACAGGGCGTGGTGTGGGCCAAACCGGCGCCCCTCCCGACCCCGGAGGAGAGAATGAGGCAGACGGCGCAATCTGTGCCCACTGACATAGTCGCCATCAACGTCACAG GCGCAGTGTTTGACCGGCAGGCGAGCATCCGGCGCTCCCTCATTAACACTGACACCGTGTCCCGCCGGCCCAAGAAGGTCAAACGCAGAAAGACAATATCAGGGCTGCCTGACAACCTCAACCTGGAGCTAG cAAAAGGACGTGGTGGAGAACTACGCCCCCATTCCATGTTCATCCCAGGACAGTACTCCACTTTGGGCCGGGTCGGGAGCGTCAACTCCACCCTCCGACGTTCCCAAACCCGAGATTCAAGCTGCCAGACAGAGGAAGCGAAAGTTGTACCACCGTCCATGAGGAGAATTCGGGCTCAGCGAGGACAGGGTATCGCTGCCCAGTTGGCTGGCATTTCTGCTTCCTCCTCAACAGGAAGTATATCCATCTCCAGCAGCGACAGCTCTGGGATCTTGATGCTGTCACATCAGCATAACGGAGACCCGTCCCGATTTCACAGTCTGCCCCGTCAGGGCGCTCGGGTGTCACTCAGCGCCGATCCTATCTATAGTAGCACTCCCATCAAGTCCGAAGAACAGAACACTCTCCAGAGGCAGATTGGAAAGCTTCAGGCTGACGATACAGTTGTGCATATGAGGAACGTCCCAAGGACGGGGACCCTACCCAGACCCAAGTCGCAGGAGGTGAGGCGGACGCGGTCCAGCGACTGGGGTGGCGGTCAGGCCTGTGTGGTTTCGCCGCATGCCGCCTATTCCACCTCATTCATCCCCAATGCCACCCTGCCCAGCTCATCCGAGGTCATCACCGTCAACACTGGACAGCATTCCCACTCGCCATCCTCGGCTTACCCGACAGCTCGACGTCTTGGTCTAGCCTCCTCCACTGATTCCCTGACCTCCAGTCCGGCCGGCTTCACCCACAGTGCCACCTGTCCAGCCCTGGCCACTTCCACTCCTGTTCACACGTCATTGGAAGGGAGTCGGGGTGCAGCGGCACCCGCCAAGGAGTCTGGGCTATCGGACAACAGCCTGCACAGTCACAGCACCTTGGCACCCACGCCGCCCTCGTGTCAGACAGACGAGCAGTGGATCTACGACGCCCCGGAAAATGTGGTAGCTCCCCACCACACTCTGACCTCTAGCTCCTCCACGCCCATCAACCAGCTGTACAACAGCCTGGAGGTGTCGTCCAGGACAACTACTGACTCCAGCTCACTCTATTCCCAGGACAATGACGGATATTACACCTCCATGCACCTGGATTCAGGCCTGCGCTCACGCAGCCACGGTAGCGGACACGCGGCGGGCGCTGGACGGGCCACCAGACACAGCATGTACGAGTGCCGCGAGATGTCCAATCAGGACGAGTACGGAAGCTTTTATAGCGATCGCTCCCTAGCCCGCAGCATCTCCCTTCGCAAGTCCAAGAAACCCCCGCTGCCTCCGGCTCGCACAGACTCCCTGAAGCGAAGACCTGGACCCAAAAAGCCTCTTGGTGGTGTGAGCGCCATTAGTGGTAACGGCGAGCCCAACAATGCCATGCTGAATGAGACTCTGATTGCCACATTGCAGCAGAGTCTCCAGATGGGGCTGAGACCTGGGAAAGGGAAAGGCGCGTCGCCGTCCTCGCCGTCACACAGCCCCAGCAGTGACTACGATGACCCTTGGGTGCTTCGTCCACGGAGTCAGAGTAGCATCAGCGCAGGGAGCTCCGCGACATCGCTAGCAACTAGTGCAAACGGAATGGGCGTGTCCAATGCCTACTCGCTGTGCCACGTGACCCCCGCTCACAGTGACACCAGCAGCTTGCGTTCCGACTACGCTGATTCTTGGGGCTACTACATGGAATACCCTCGTAACCACGGGGACCAGAGTGCGCAGACACCTGTAGCTCATACAGATAACATGGCAACCAGGCCTCCACCAGGAGAAGTGCGGAACGGAACTGAGATTGATGGGACCCACCAGGAACAAGACGCTCCAGGGCAGCAAGAAAGAGTGGAGGTGAAGCCCAAAACATCTCCAGAACGAGTGCACAGACTCACGTCCCCCTCCAGCGGCTACTCCAGCCAGTCCAACACCCCCACAGCTGGAACACCGGTGCCATCTGGCATCCGGTCCATGTCTCCCTCAGGCAGTCGACCCAAGCCCAAAGTTCCTGAGAGGAAATCATCTCTCATCTCCTCCATATCTATGTCCTCTTCCTCCACCTCTCTTTCCTCCAACACCTCAGACTCTCTCAAAAGCTGTGGGCATCCCGCGCCACCACCTGTGCCCGTGACCTCGTCGTCAGCTCCAAACACCCCCCTTAGCCCACCGCCGCCATTCCCTCCTCCTCTGCCACCAAACATGAATGTACGCTCCCCCgcttctcctcctcccccaGCATCCACACTGCTGCACACGCCACAGGCTCAAACCCAGACCCCGCCACTCGGTTGCGCCATTTCACCGGATTTCCCACCTCCTCCATCCCCTGAAACTCTAATTCACCCCAGTGTGTCGCTCAATGGGAGCCTTAGTCCTCCACCCCCGCCACCAGCCCCTATGTCTCTCACGGGAcccccaccacctcctccactgCCTGCTGTTGTCTCCTTCTCTTCCACCCCTTCCGCTGTCAAGAAAGCGCCAAAAGCTACCGTTCCAAACAGTCCCACAAAGTCTCCCATGCCCCTCATCACGCCTTTCGCTCTACAGAGTGTTCAGCTACGATCAGTCCGGCGCCTGGAGGAGGCTGACATCGACCAGGAGCGGTCCAAAGCTCAGGAGGAAGGGATAGACAACCCGGACAAGTCTCATTCCCTGGTGCTGATGAACTCATGTGATCTTAGTCCCTCGCCTGTGTCCAACCTTATGGAGAAGTTGTCCTTAGACTGTAGCACCACGGGTGACACCCCCCATTGTCTGGGCGATGGAAAACCTGAAGATGGCTGTGTTCTTTTAAACGGAATAGAAGACGGCGAAGAACAGAAAGTATTGCCGAGTCTCTTTACCAAACAGAAGCCTCCGATCATCGCCAAGAAACCCAAATTCTCTTTTGTCCCGCCGCCAAGCCCTCAGCCGGTCCAAGCTGAAGACAAAGTCGTCCATGCATCCCAACCACAAGTTAAAGAAGAGGAGCTTGGGGAGGATGAAGAAAGTTTAGAGAGCTCCGAGCCACAAGAAGAGAGCAGCGACACGTCCACAGACATCCAGTCTGAGTCTCATATCTCTGCGGTCCAGAACGCCAGCCTGGACCAAGAACCCTGCCAGAACGGGGAGACCCCTGACGACAACGACGACGAGGATGAGACGAGTAGCTCAGCAGGGTCCATCAGCTCCAAGGAGGAGGATGCAG GTGACGTGTTTGAATCCAACACGGCCGAGTCATCTCTCAACGGGACTCCGGAGGGGAGCATGGTGACCCCGACTCCCACACGGACTCGGACTACAGAGGACCTCTTTGCCGCCATTCACAG GTCCAAGCGCAAGGTTCTTGGTCGCAGGGAGTCTGAGGAGGACAAGTCCCGATCGGGGAGTCACTCTCAGTCCCCACCCTTGACGCCCACCAACGCGGCGTCCCCGGGTCCGGTGTCGCCGTCGCCGCGCCAGGCGGGCTCCATCCAGCGGCACCTTCGCAAGTCATCCACCAGCAGCGACACGTTCAAAGCGCTCCTCCTGAAGAAGGGCAGCCGCTCAGAGACCAGCTTCAGGATGTCCGCCGCCGAGATGCTGCGCTCCACGGACCCCCGTTGCCAGCGCCCGCGATCCGAGGGCGTGTCGGACCCTCCCGGGTCTGCCGCTTCCCCATCCTCGCCGCCCACTGTCTCCAGCCCCTGCGCTTCCCCCAGCCGCAGTAAGAGGGCGGCAGACGAGTGGAACCGCTATGATGCCCTGGCTCTGTCTTCGCCAACGTCCACCGCCTTCCCCGCGTGCGGCAGCAAGTACGGACGCTCGCGCACACCGCCCTCGGCCGCCAGCAGCAAGTATAACGCCCGCTGTCGGATCCTCAGCAGCCCCATGACGGTCATCTGCGAGCGAGATGGTGAGATGGCTGAGAGCGAGTACGGGGACACAGCGGAGAGCCTCAAAGACTCAAACGGCACTTTAGCAGACGATAGATAA
- the nhsl1b gene encoding NHS-like protein 1 isoform X1 has product MPFPKRSIEPRRVSRLPARGGRTPVDDSPSRRKVKKIVLFSSLDEVSCHTLTNIIHQLSDLSRLASDIFLGIEMEAGMVFRRSCRIQGRLHMLQSQVRKLDPKKVQIPVSNLDEESKWTVHYTAPWHQQENVFLPGSRPPCVEDLHRQAKVNLKSALRECDKLRKDGFRSSQYYSQGPTFSDPLQSNSSLQDEEDEDDKKVRTQSIASSPDDDQSQLSMRSQTPLAESEKGDSPEVDGQGVVWAKPAPLPTPEERMRQTAQSVPTDIVAINVTGAVFDRQASIRRSLINTDTVSRRPKKVKRRKTISGLPDNLNLELAKGRGGELRPHSMFIPGQYSTLGRVGSVNSTLRRSQTRDSSCQTEEAKVVPPSMRRIRAQRGQGIAAQLAGISASSSTGSISISSSDSSGILMLSHQHNGDPSRFHSLPRQGARVSLSADPIYSSTPIKSEEQNTLQRQIGKLQADDTVVHMRNVPRTGTLPRPKSQEVRRTRSSDWGGGQACVVSPHAAYSTSFIPNATLPSSSEVITVNTGQHSHSPSSAYPTARRLGLASSTDSLTSSPAGFTHSATCPALATSTPVHTSLEGSRGAAAPAKESGLSDNSLHSHSTLAPTPPSCQTDEQWIYDAPENVVAPHHTLTSSSSTPINQLYNSLEVSSRTTTDSSSLYSQDNDGYYTSMHLDSGLRSRSHGSGHAAGAGRATRHSMYECREMSNQDEYGSFYSDRSLARSISLRKSKKPPLPPARTDSLKRRPGPKKPLGGVSAISGNGEPNNAMLNETLIATLQQSLQMGLRPGKGKGASPSSPSHSPSSDYDDPWVLRPRSQSSISAGSSATSLATSANGMGVSNAYSLCHVTPAHSDTSSLRSDYADSWGYYMEYPRNHGDQSAQTPVAHTDNMATRPPPGEVRNGTEIDGTHQEQDAPGQQERVEVKPKTSPERVHRLTSPSSGYSSQSNTPTAGTPVPSGIRSMSPSGSRPKPKVPERKSSLISSISMSSSSTSLSSNTSDSLKSCGHPAPPPVPVTSSSAPNTPLSPPPPFPPPLPPNMNVRSPASPPPPASTLLHTPQAQTQTPPLGCAISPDFPPPPSPETLIHPSVSLNGSLSPPPPPPAPMSLTGPPPPPPLPAVVSFSSTPSAVKKAPKATVPNSPTKSPMPLITPFALQSVQLRSVRRLEEADIDQERSKAQEEGIDNPDKSHSLVLMNSCDLSPSPVSNLMEKLSLDCSTTGDTPHCLGDGKPEDGCVLLNGIEDGEEQKVLPSLFTKQKPPIIAKKPKFSFVPPPSPQPVQAEDKVVHASQPQVKEEELGEDEESLESSEPQEESSDTSTDIQSESHISAVQNASLDQEPCQNGETPDDNDDEDETSSSAGSISSKEEDAGDVFESNTAESSLNGTPEGSMVTPTPTRTRTTEDLFAAIHRSKRKVLGRRESEEDKSRSGSHSQSPPLTPTNAASPGPVSPSPRQAGSIQRHLRKSSTSSDTFKALLLKKGSRSETSFRMSAAEMLRSTDPRCQRPRSEGVSDPPGSAASPSSPPTVSSPCASPSRSKRAADEWNRYDALALSSPTSTAFPACGSKYGRSRTPPSAASSKYNARCRILSSPMTVICERDGEMAESEYGDTAESLKDSNGTLADDR; this is encoded by the exons CGGTGTCCAACCTAGATGAGGAGAGCAAGTGGACGGTTCACTACACAGCTCCATGGCACCAGCAGGAGAACGTCTTCTTACCAGGCTCCAGGCCACCTTGTGTGGAAGACCTCCACCGGCAGGCCAAAGTCAACCTGAAGAGCGCCCTACGAG AATGTGACAAGCTGAGGAAAGATGGTTTCCGCAGCTCCCAGTACTACTCGCAGGGACCCACCTTCTCCGACCCGCTACAGTCCAACAGCAGCCTGCAGGATGAGGAGGACGAGGATGATAAAAAGGTGCGCACACAG TCCATAGCCTCATCACCGGACGATGATCAGTCTCAGCTCTCCATGAGGTCCCAGACGCCGCTGGCAGAGAGCGAAAAGGGAGACAGTCCCGAGGTGGACGGACAGGGCGTGGTGTGGGCCAAACCGGCGCCCCTCCCGACCCCGGAGGAGAGAATGAGGCAGACGGCGCAATCTGTGCCCACTGACATAGTCGCCATCAACGTCACAG GCGCAGTGTTTGACCGGCAGGCGAGCATCCGGCGCTCCCTCATTAACACTGACACCGTGTCCCGCCGGCCCAAGAAGGTCAAACGCAGAAAGACAATATCAGGGCTGCCTGACAACCTCAACCTGGAGCTAG cAAAAGGACGTGGTGGAGAACTACGCCCCCATTCCATGTTCATCCCAGGACAGTACTCCACTTTGGGCCGGGTCGGGAGCGTCAACTCCACCCTCCGACGTTCCCAAACCCGAGATTCAAGCTGCCAGACAGAGGAAGCGAAAGTTGTACCACCGTCCATGAGGAGAATTCGGGCTCAGCGAGGACAGGGTATCGCTGCCCAGTTGGCTGGCATTTCTGCTTCCTCCTCAACAGGAAGTATATCCATCTCCAGCAGCGACAGCTCTGGGATCTTGATGCTGTCACATCAGCATAACGGAGACCCGTCCCGATTTCACAGTCTGCCCCGTCAGGGCGCTCGGGTGTCACTCAGCGCCGATCCTATCTATAGTAGCACTCCCATCAAGTCCGAAGAACAGAACACTCTCCAGAGGCAGATTGGAAAGCTTCAGGCTGACGATACAGTTGTGCATATGAGGAACGTCCCAAGGACGGGGACCCTACCCAGACCCAAGTCGCAGGAGGTGAGGCGGACGCGGTCCAGCGACTGGGGTGGCGGTCAGGCCTGTGTGGTTTCGCCGCATGCCGCCTATTCCACCTCATTCATCCCCAATGCCACCCTGCCCAGCTCATCCGAGGTCATCACCGTCAACACTGGACAGCATTCCCACTCGCCATCCTCGGCTTACCCGACAGCTCGACGTCTTGGTCTAGCCTCCTCCACTGATTCCCTGACCTCCAGTCCGGCCGGCTTCACCCACAGTGCCACCTGTCCAGCCCTGGCCACTTCCACTCCTGTTCACACGTCATTGGAAGGGAGTCGGGGTGCAGCGGCACCCGCCAAGGAGTCTGGGCTATCGGACAACAGCCTGCACAGTCACAGCACCTTGGCACCCACGCCGCCCTCGTGTCAGACAGACGAGCAGTGGATCTACGACGCCCCGGAAAATGTGGTAGCTCCCCACCACACTCTGACCTCTAGCTCCTCCACGCCCATCAACCAGCTGTACAACAGCCTGGAGGTGTCGTCCAGGACAACTACTGACTCCAGCTCACTCTATTCCCAGGACAATGACGGATATTACACCTCCATGCACCTGGATTCAGGCCTGCGCTCACGCAGCCACGGTAGCGGACACGCGGCGGGCGCTGGACGGGCCACCAGACACAGCATGTACGAGTGCCGCGAGATGTCCAATCAGGACGAGTACGGAAGCTTTTATAGCGATCGCTCCCTAGCCCGCAGCATCTCCCTTCGCAAGTCCAAGAAACCCCCGCTGCCTCCGGCTCGCACAGACTCCCTGAAGCGAAGACCTGGACCCAAAAAGCCTCTTGGTGGTGTGAGCGCCATTAGTGGTAACGGCGAGCCCAACAATGCCATGCTGAATGAGACTCTGATTGCCACATTGCAGCAGAGTCTCCAGATGGGGCTGAGACCTGGGAAAGGGAAAGGCGCGTCGCCGTCCTCGCCGTCACACAGCCCCAGCAGTGACTACGATGACCCTTGGGTGCTTCGTCCACGGAGTCAGAGTAGCATCAGCGCAGGGAGCTCCGCGACATCGCTAGCAACTAGTGCAAACGGAATGGGCGTGTCCAATGCCTACTCGCTGTGCCACGTGACCCCCGCTCACAGTGACACCAGCAGCTTGCGTTCCGACTACGCTGATTCTTGGGGCTACTACATGGAATACCCTCGTAACCACGGGGACCAGAGTGCGCAGACACCTGTAGCTCATACAGATAACATGGCAACCAGGCCTCCACCAGGAGAAGTGCGGAACGGAACTGAGATTGATGGGACCCACCAGGAACAAGACGCTCCAGGGCAGCAAGAAAGAGTGGAGGTGAAGCCCAAAACATCTCCAGAACGAGTGCACAGACTCACGTCCCCCTCCAGCGGCTACTCCAGCCAGTCCAACACCCCCACAGCTGGAACACCGGTGCCATCTGGCATCCGGTCCATGTCTCCCTCAGGCAGTCGACCCAAGCCCAAAGTTCCTGAGAGGAAATCATCTCTCATCTCCTCCATATCTATGTCCTCTTCCTCCACCTCTCTTTCCTCCAACACCTCAGACTCTCTCAAAAGCTGTGGGCATCCCGCGCCACCACCTGTGCCCGTGACCTCGTCGTCAGCTCCAAACACCCCCCTTAGCCCACCGCCGCCATTCCCTCCTCCTCTGCCACCAAACATGAATGTACGCTCCCCCgcttctcctcctcccccaGCATCCACACTGCTGCACACGCCACAGGCTCAAACCCAGACCCCGCCACTCGGTTGCGCCATTTCACCGGATTTCCCACCTCCTCCATCCCCTGAAACTCTAATTCACCCCAGTGTGTCGCTCAATGGGAGCCTTAGTCCTCCACCCCCGCCACCAGCCCCTATGTCTCTCACGGGAcccccaccacctcctccactgCCTGCTGTTGTCTCCTTCTCTTCCACCCCTTCCGCTGTCAAGAAAGCGCCAAAAGCTACCGTTCCAAACAGTCCCACAAAGTCTCCCATGCCCCTCATCACGCCTTTCGCTCTACAGAGTGTTCAGCTACGATCAGTCCGGCGCCTGGAGGAGGCTGACATCGACCAGGAGCGGTCCAAAGCTCAGGAGGAAGGGATAGACAACCCGGACAAGTCTCATTCCCTGGTGCTGATGAACTCATGTGATCTTAGTCCCTCGCCTGTGTCCAACCTTATGGAGAAGTTGTCCTTAGACTGTAGCACCACGGGTGACACCCCCCATTGTCTGGGCGATGGAAAACCTGAAGATGGCTGTGTTCTTTTAAACGGAATAGAAGACGGCGAAGAACAGAAAGTATTGCCGAGTCTCTTTACCAAACAGAAGCCTCCGATCATCGCCAAGAAACCCAAATTCTCTTTTGTCCCGCCGCCAAGCCCTCAGCCGGTCCAAGCTGAAGACAAAGTCGTCCATGCATCCCAACCACAAGTTAAAGAAGAGGAGCTTGGGGAGGATGAAGAAAGTTTAGAGAGCTCCGAGCCACAAGAAGAGAGCAGCGACACGTCCACAGACATCCAGTCTGAGTCTCATATCTCTGCGGTCCAGAACGCCAGCCTGGACCAAGAACCCTGCCAGAACGGGGAGACCCCTGACGACAACGACGACGAGGATGAGACGAGTAGCTCAGCAGGGTCCATCAGCTCCAAGGAGGAGGATGCAG GTGACGTGTTTGAATCCAACACGGCCGAGTCATCTCTCAACGGGACTCCGGAGGGGAGCATGGTGACCCCGACTCCCACACGGACTCGGACTACAGAGGACCTCTTTGCCGCCATTCACAG GTCCAAGCGCAAGGTTCTTGGTCGCAGGGAGTCTGAGGAGGACAAGTCCCGATCGGGGAGTCACTCTCAGTCCCCACCCTTGACGCCCACCAACGCGGCGTCCCCGGGTCCGGTGTCGCCGTCGCCGCGCCAGGCGGGCTCCATCCAGCGGCACCTTCGCAAGTCATCCACCAGCAGCGACACGTTCAAAGCGCTCCTCCTGAAGAAGGGCAGCCGCTCAGAGACCAGCTTCAGGATGTCCGCCGCCGAGATGCTGCGCTCCACGGACCCCCGTTGCCAGCGCCCGCGATCCGAGGGCGTGTCGGACCCTCCCGGGTCTGCCGCTTCCCCATCCTCGCCGCCCACTGTCTCCAGCCCCTGCGCTTCCCCCAGCCGCAGTAAGAGGGCGGCAGACGAGTGGAACCGCTATGATGCCCTGGCTCTGTCTTCGCCAACGTCCACCGCCTTCCCCGCGTGCGGCAGCAAGTACGGACGCTCGCGCACACCGCCCTCGGCCGCCAGCAGCAAGTATAACGCCCGCTGTCGGATCCTCAGCAGCCCCATGACGGTCATCTGCGAGCGAGATGGTGAGATGGCTGAGAGCGAGTACGGGGACACAGCGGAGAGCCTCAAAGACTCAAACGGCACTTTAGCAGACGATAGATAA